From the Aspergillus puulaauensis MK2 DNA, chromosome 1, nearly complete sequence genome, the window GGAATAGTATCATTTTACTGCTTGGCTGGCGACTCTACATTCCGCAAGCGTAGTAGGCACACTGTAGGTGGATCTGTCCCGGGCGGGCATTTACTGCTTTAACGCCCCGGCCGCCCTGATTAGAACCTTAACCAGGAAATACTATCTGCAATCACCAATCAGACATGCCATTAATGATTTTGGGCATCGCAGCCGCTCGCAGGAAATGCTTTGATTATGCGTTGCGACTCTTTTCTCTGTCAGCTCACCGGCCGACTCCTTGATTGCGACTGATAACGCCATCACGCGCGCAACTCCTCCCCTACTCCTCCGCGCCCCTCCGAATCCACGTTAACAGCGTTGGTTGAATATCGGTGCCTCCATGGAGCCATCATTGAGCGCAAGACGCCCCAGAATAGCCGGTACGGCCAGGAGAACACTGGGAATCTGTCTGCTCCTGGTCGTAGTGATATTATGGACGGCGTCGAACTTTTTGGCCAGCGTGAGTGCCTAACTAGCAGCTTCCCATCCTTGTTTACCACGGATTAGTCTAACAACACTCTTCGCACCAGACTATTTTCGCCGATAATACATACTCCAAACCTTTCTTTGTCACCTATCTCAACACCTCGACTTTCATCCTCCCACTGTTCACGATTGTAGCCAGCAGGCTCTGGGGACTCTTCCGCGCGGGGAAATTATACCAGGTCCAATCCTTTGAGAACTTGCTGCAGCAACTTGACTCGCACTACTCGGATGCCGAATTGGAGCGCATACTAGAAAATGACACAGGCTCTGATGCAGAACCTCATAGTTCCGGAGCATGGAATGCCTCTAGGACCGACGATGCGGGGAAAGGCCATGGCAACGAGAAGCTAGGCCTGAAGGCGACTGCAAAATTGAGCTTTCATTTCTGTTTGTTGTGGGTGAGTATTCTACACATTGATTTTTCTTCCTGCATATTGGCTAACGTGAAATTAGTTTACTGTGAGTGGTCTAGGTACAGACGGAAAGTGCTGTTGGATTTGTATTGATTAATGCCGTAGGCGAACTATTTCTCAATGGCTTGTCTGCAATTCACGACTGTTGGAAGCACAACTATCTTGACGTCCACCAGTGGTATGATATCTTGGAAGAGTTTAAAGCACAAAACAGATAACTCACTCTGTCCTAGGTGTCTGGACCCTCATCTTCGGGGCCATTTTCGGTATCGAAAGATTCACAGTCCGCAAACTCGCCGGTGTCGTCGCATCCCTGATTGGTATCATTCTCATATCCCGTGTCGACCTCTCTGGCACTGAGAGCAACCCAGGAGATGACAGCAACGGCGGCAGCAGATTCCCTCCCAAATCCGCCGGGGAGATTGCGCTGGGCGATGCAATGGCAGCATTCAGCGCAGTAATGTACGGCGTTTATACAATCGTCCTTAAACGACAAGTCGGTGACGAATCCCGCGTCAACATGCAactcttcttcggcctcgtcggtTTCTTTAACATGTTTCTTCTTTGGCCGGGCTTCATAGTCCTCCACATGACCGGCGCTGAACCCTTTGCTCTGCCTGATACCAGTAGAATTTGGACTATCATACTCGTATGCTTACACGCTCTCCCCACTAATAACAACTATCCGTCGCTGTTATACTAACCAATCAACCGCACAGGTAAAcgccctctcctctctcctaTCAGACATTTGCTGGGCATACGCGATGCTCTTAACCTCCCCGCTAGTCGTAACTGTGGGTCTCAGCCTAACGATACCGCTATCTCTGGTCGGTCAGATCTTTCTGCAGGGCGAGTACGCCACGCCGTTATACTGGGCGGGGGCCACGGTTGTATTTGGTTCATTCCTAGTCGTTAATCATGAAAGTCAAAACACTGCACAGGCAGGTTATGACGTCGTTCCTggggaagagagggagagggaggattAAGGGGCCGGAGGTATATGAAGTAGCTAGCTCTTAGGCATGTCGCATTTTCGGTTCTTTTATGGATATCAGATTCTAGGGCGTTCGGGGTTATGGACGGATGGGTTATACATGGATTATTCAATTGCGTTTCAACCGCGATACAAGAGCATGATAGCgagatatagtatataattaaggTCGCATAGAAATACAATCTGAAACTGGGAAAGAGCCAATCCAAGTCACAAGACGGAATCTCAGAGAATATAGAATGTGATTTAAGAcaagaatgaaaagaaaaaagaggcaacagaaggagaaaaaggtATCTCAGGCCCAACGCTCACCCGCCCTTGACGCCAATATAATAGAAGGCAAGCTCAAAGTAGTATACACGCCCTGGGTTGCGTGGAAATCATTAATGGTTACCAGTAACCATTTCAAAAGGTAGCAGTGACAGAGAAACCAAAACGAGCCAATATAGTCAGTAGTCCCGGGGGTATGTAATATATTCAGTTAATCAAAggggtaaaaaaaaagaaaaaggtcaGCGAGCGAGCTATAGTGATAAGCGAGGTAGGGCTTATCGAGAGGTCAAGATgcagaaaaaaataaaatatgaGATATGGTGTAGAGAGAGT encodes:
- a CDS encoding DMT family transporter (BUSCO:EOG09263M8W;~COG:E,G;~EggNog:ENOG410PGJD;~InterPro:IPR000620,IPR025016;~PFAM:PF00892,PF13127;~TransMembrane:10 (i20-44o56-78i150-172o178-197i204-221o248-269i281-307o319-340i347-367o373-390i);~go_component: GO:0016020 - membrane [Evidence IEA];~go_component: GO:0016021 - integral component of membrane [Evidence IEA]) codes for the protein MEPSLSARRPRIAGTARRTLGICLLLVVVILWTASNFLASTIFADNTYSKPFFVTYLNTSTFILPLFTIVASRLWGLFRAGKLYQVQSFENLLQQLDSHYSDAELERILENDTGSDAEPHSSGAWNASRTDDAGKGHGNEKLGLKATAKLSFHFCLLWFTANYFSMACLQFTTVGSTTILTSTSGVWTLIFGAIFGIERFTVRKLAGVVASLIGIILISRVDLSGTESNPGDDSNGGSRFPPKSAGEIALGDAMAAFSAVMYGVYTIVLKRQVGDESRVNMQLFFGLVGFFNMFLLWPGFIVLHMTGAEPFALPDTSRIWTIILVNALSSLLSDICWAYAMLLTSPLVVTVGLSLTIPLSLVGQIFLQGEYATPLYWAGATVVFGSFLVVNHESQNTAQAGYDVVPGEERERED